A stretch of Lactuca sativa cultivar Salinas chromosome 6, Lsat_Salinas_v11, whole genome shotgun sequence DNA encodes these proteins:
- the LOC111883127 gene encoding probable polygalacturonase: MMDMSEYPILNKLIAAVKKPSWAFPLLLFTLVVILSLQITTNESGFPERPVSDPGIPFDFSGSDTCDGSLPARELKMSIVEFGGVGDGVTSNTAAFSVAMKKMKSFEAKGGAQLNVPRGRWVTGSFNLTSNFTLFLEEGAVIMGSEDQKEWPIIEPLPSYGRGRERLGGRHISLIHGNGLTNVVITGQNGTIDGRGKMWWDLWWNRTLEHTRGHLLEIMNSRNILISNLTLRNSPFWTIHPVYCSNVVIKDMTILAPLNAPNTDGIDPDSSTNVCIEDCYIESGDDLVAVKSGWDQYGISMARPSSNIIIRRVSGTTPTCSGVGIGSEMSGGISNIRVDNLHIRNSAAGIRIKTDKGRGGYIENITITNVVMENVKVPLRFSRGADDHPDDGWDRKALPRINRILITNVVSFGSRKAPMLLGIEGAPFGGICMRNVSLWGLPATVKWNCEHISGFVNGVSPAPCSLLQRDASMTCT; encoded by the exons ATGATGGACATGAGCGAATACCCAATCCTCAATAAACTAATCGCCGCCGTGAAGAAACCATCATGGGCTTTTCCGCTGCTTCTATTCACCCTCGTCGTCATCCTCAGCCTTCAAATCACCACCAACGAATCCGGATTCCCGGAACGACCCGTTTCCGATCCCGGTATCCCCTTTGACTTTTCTGGGTCGGATACATGTGATGGGTCGTTGCCGGCGAGGGAGTTGAAGATGTCGATTGTCGAATTCGGTGGCGTCGGTGACGGTGTGACGTCGAACACGGCGGCTTTCTCGGTGGCGATGAAGAAAATGAAGAGCTTTGAGGCGAAAGGTGGGGCCCAGTTGAACGTTCCTAGAGGGAGGTGGGTCACCGGAAGTTTCAATTTAACGAGTAATTTCACATTGTTTCTTGAAGAAGGTGCTGTCATCATGGGTTCAGAG GATCAAAAGGAATGGCCAATTATTGAGCCATTACCTTCTTATGGAAGAGGGAGAGAAAGATTGGGAGGGAGACATATAAGCCTCATTCATGGTAATGGTCTCACAAATGTTGTCATTACAG gGCAAAATGGAACTATCGATGGACGTGGTAAAATGTGGTGGGACCTATGGTGGAATAGAACTTTGGAACACACTAGAGGCCACCTTCTTGAAATCATGAATTCAAGAAACATTCTAATTTCCAATCTTACCCTTCGCAATTCACCCTTTTGGACCATTCATCCTGTTTACTGCAG TAATGTTGTAATTAAAGACATGACGATATTAGCTCCACTAAATGCTCCGAACACCGATGGCATAGATCCAGATTCATCTACAAACGTCTGCATCGAAGATTGTTACATCGAAAGCGGAGATGATCTTGTAGCTGTGAAAAGCGGGTGGGATCAATACGGCATTTCCATGGCTCGTCCAAGCTCCAACATCATCATCCGGCGAGTCTCCGGCACCACTCCGACGTGTTCAGGAGTTGGAATCGGAAGCGAAATGTCCGGCGGGATTTCGAACATCAGAGTGGATAATCTCCACATTCGGAATTCAGCAGCTGGGATTCGAATCAAGACAGATAAAGGTAGAGGTGGGTATATCGAAAACATCACGATTACGAATGTTGTAATGGAGAATGTTAAGGTCCCGTTAAGGTTCAGCCGTGGCGCCGATGACCACCCTGACGACGGCTGGGATCGGAAAGCTCTTCCGAGGATAAATCGTATACTTATAACGAATGTGGTGAGTTTTGGTTCGAGAAAAGCCCCTATGCTGTTGGGGATTGAAGGTGCTCCTTTTGGGGGAATATGTATGAGAAACGTTAGTTTGTGGGGTCTACCGGCGACGGTGAAATGGAACTGTGAACACATATCTGGTTTCGTTAATGGTGTTTCTCCGGCGCCATGTTCTTTGTTGCAGAGAGATGCATCAATGACCTGTACATAG